A genomic segment from Moorena sp. SIOASIH encodes:
- a CDS encoding XisI protein produces the protein MDTRLNYQDIIKKVLMEHADYRASLPDSYDSKVLFDDQRGHYLVLDMGWNDDHYLHATPIHLDLIGDKIWIQYDDTEEGIATDLLEAGIPANDIVLGFRHPQVRQYTGFAVG, from the coding sequence ATGGATACCAGATTAAACTACCAAGACATAATCAAAAAAGTATTAATGGAACACGCTGACTATCGTGCTTCCCTACCTGACAGCTATGACTCTAAAGTGCTTTTCGATGATCAGCGAGGACACTATTTAGTATTAGACATGGGTTGGAATGATGACCATTACTTACACGCTACACCAATTCACCTAGATTTAATTGGTGACAAAATCTGGATTCAATACGATGATACGGAAGAGGGGATTGCTACCGATTTACTGGAAGCAGGTATTCCCGCAAACGATATTGTACTTGGTTTCCGCCATCCTCAAGTACGGCAGTATACAGGTTTTGCAGTAGGCTAA